In the Armatimonadota bacterium genome, TGGCACGCTGACGTACACGATCCTCGACATCGTGCGCTAGCGCCCGTCCCGACGGGACGGCCACACCCCACCCGGTCCCGCCGGCGGGCCGGTTGGGTACATTCACCAGTAGACGTCGCCCTCCGTGCCGGGCGCGCCCGGGAATGCCGCTGGAACGGGGCGCGTAGAGATGAAGTGAGGGAGGGACGGACGTCCCTGCCCGCATGGCGTGGAACCAAACAGGCAGGAGTGCCGTTGGAGCAGACAGAATCCGTGACAGGCGACAGGCGGGGTTCCTCTCACCCTCCCAAGAGAGGAGCGTGCAGTGCCGATGTTTGAACGGTTCACCGAACGCGCGCGCCGCGTGATCATCCTCGCGCAGGAAGAAGCCAAGCGCCTCAACCACAGCGCGGTGGGGACCGAGCACATCCTGCTGGGGATCATCCGGGAGGGTGAGGGGGTCGCCAGCAAGGTCCTCGAGAGCCTGAACATCAGCCCCGAGCGGGTGCGCGCCGAGATCGAGGGGGCCATCGGCCGCGGCGAGCGCTCGCCCCACGAGGAAGTGGCATTCACACCCCGGGCCAAGAAGGTGCTGGAGCTGGCCCTCGACGAGGCCCGGCGGCTCGGGCACAACTACATCGGTACCGAACACCTGCTGCTGGGCCTGATCCGGGAAGGTGAGGGCGTCGCGGCCCGGGTCCTGGAGGCCATGGGGGCGGACCTGGACCGCGTCCGCGCCCAGGTGGTCTACCTGCTGGGCGAGGAGGGGACCACGTCCTACGCCAAGCAGGCCAGCAAGACCCCCACCCTGGACGAGTTCGGCCGCGACCTGACCAAGCTGGCCCGCGAGGGGAAGCTCGACCCGGTGATCGGGCGGGAGCGCGAGATCGAGCGGGTCATCCAGGTGCTGTCGCGACGCACCAAGAACAACCCGGCCCTGATCGGCGAGCCCGGGGTGGGCAAGACCGCCATCACCGAGGGCCTGGCGCAGCGGATCGTCCGCGGCGACGTGCCGGAGGTCCTCCGCCACAAGCGCGTCGTCCAGCTGGACCTGGCGGCGCTGGTCGCCGGCACCAAGTACCGCGGCGAGTTCGAAGAGCGCATGAAGAAGGTCATGGAGGAGATCCGCAAGGCCCAGGGTGAGGTCATCCTCTTCGTCGACGAGCTCCACACGCTGGTGGGGGCGGGCGCCGCCGAAGGTGCCATCGACGCCAGCAACATCCTCAAGCCGGCGCTGGCCCGGGGCGAACTGCAGTGCATCGGCGCGACCACCCTGGACGAGTACCGCAAGTACGTCGAGCGCGATGCGGCCCTGGAGCGTCGCTTCCAGCCGATCCTGGTGGCCGAGCCCACCGTGGAACAGACCATCGAGATCCTCCGCGGCCTGCGCGACCGGTACGAGGCCCACCACGGCGTCACCATCAGCGACGAGGCCCTGGTGGCGGCGGCCACCCTGGCCGACAAGTACATCTCCGACCGGTTCCTGCCCGACAAGGCCATCGACCTGATGGACGAGGCGGCCAGCAAGATCCGGCTGCAGGCGTCGTTCCTGCCCCAGGAGGTGCGCCAGGCCATGGAGCGGGTGGAGCGCACCCGCCGCGAGAAGGAGGAGGCCAGCAAGGCCCAGGACTTCGAGCGCGCGGCGCAGCTCCGGGACCGCGAGCGCGTGCTGCGGCAGAAACTGGAAGAGCTGCAGGGCTCCCTCAAGCGCGAGAAGGGCCGTGAGCCCACCGTGGTGACGGCGGAGGACATCGCCGACATCGTCTCGTCGTGGACCGGGATTCCCGTGACGCGGCTGGTGGAGGAGGAGACGCAGAAGCTGCTGCGGATGGAGGAAGCCCTCCACGAGCGCATCGTGGGCCAGGACGAGGCGGTGCGGGCCGTGGCCAAGGCCGTGCGGCGCGCGCGGGCGGGGCTCAAGGATCCGCGGCGGCCCATCGGGTCGTTCATCTTCCTGGGCCCCACCGGCGTGGGCAAGACCGAGCTGGCCCGTGCCCTGGCGGAGTTCCTCTTCGGCGACGAAGGGGCCCTGGTCCGCATCGACATGTCCGAGTACAGCGAGCGGCACACGGTCTCGCGGCTCGTGGGCTCGCCGCCCGGCTACGTGGGCTACGAGGAGGGCGGGCAGCTCACCGAGGCCGTACGCCGCCGGCCGTTCTCGGTGGTGCTCTTCGACGAGATCGAGAAAGCGCACCCCGAGATCTTCAACGTGCTGCTCCAGATCCTGGACGATGGGCGGTTGACCGACGCCCAGGGCCGGACGGTGGACTTCAAGAACTGCGTCATCAT is a window encoding:
- a CDS encoding ATP-dependent Clp protease ATP-binding subunit: MFERFTERARRVIILAQEEAKRLNHSAVGTEHILLGIIREGEGVASKVLESLNISPERVRAEIEGAIGRGERSPHEEVAFTPRAKKVLELALDEARRLGHNYIGTEHLLLGLIREGEGVAARVLEAMGADLDRVRAQVVYLLGEEGTTSYAKQASKTPTLDEFGRDLTKLAREGKLDPVIGREREIERVIQVLSRRTKNNPALIGEPGVGKTAITEGLAQRIVRGDVPEVLRHKRVVQLDLAALVAGTKYRGEFEERMKKVMEEIRKAQGEVILFVDELHTLVGAGAAEGAIDASNILKPALARGELQCIGATTLDEYRKYVERDAALERRFQPILVAEPTVEQTIEILRGLRDRYEAHHGVTISDEALVAAATLADKYISDRFLPDKAIDLMDEAASKIRLQASFLPQEVRQAMERVERTRREKEEASKAQDFERAAQLRDRERVLRQKLEELQGSLKREKGREPTVVTAEDIADIVSSWTGIPVTRLVEEETQKLLRMEEALHERIVGQDEAVRAVAKAVRRARAGLKDPRRPIGSFIFLGPTGVGKTELARALAEFLFGDEGALVRIDMSEYSERHTVSRLVGSPPGYVGYEEGGQLTEAVRRRPFSVVLFDEIEKAHPEIFNVLLQILDDGRLTDAQGRTVDFKNCVIIMTSNVGAPQLDKEVGIGFRAAGYDETVDRERQYERMREQVMEELRRTFRPEFLNRLDEIIVFRPLTHEQIKAIVGILMERVRRELRGQNMDLELTPAAQEVLAREGYDPKFGARPLRRAIQRLIEDPLSDELLRGQFRRGDVVVVDARDETIVFERKREPALAE